The Streptomyces liliiviolaceus sequence GCGGTAGACGTGCCGCAGGACGGGCGCCGCCCCCGCGATACCGAGCCGTCCGGCGCCGTCGACGAGGGTCCACAGGGTCTGCGCGTCGGGTCCCTCGCCCCGTACGGCCTCCCGCAGGGCGCCCAGGACCAGTTCGCTGTCCTGTGCGCCGCCCCGGCAGGCGAGGACGCGTCCGGCGGCCTCTCCGAGGGCGTCGGGCCGGTGGGCCCAGCCGCGGGCCCGTTGCACGGCGGCGACGCTCCGCATCCGTTCGAAGGCGTCCACGGCGGCTTCCACCACGAGGGGTGAGCCGGAGGCCTGTGCGGCCTCCACCAGATCCAGTACGTCGGGATCGTGGCTGTCGGCGAGATAACGCAGGGCGGTGCAGCGTGCGCCGTCGTCCCCGGTGCGGGCGGCCTCGACGATCTCGGGGCGGTCCTCGGGGCCTGCGACGGCCGTGAGGCAGCGCGCTGCGGGCACATGGAGGGCGGCCCCGCGCTCGATGCCCTGCTGGGCCCATTCGAAGACGGCCCGCACGCTCCATCCGGGGCGCGGCCCGGACGGCCGCAGCTGTTGCTGCCAGCGGTCGAAGGAACCGCTTTCCCGGGCGGCACGCACGCGCGTGCCGATGGATTCGCGCGGATCGTCGGCCCACAGCCGCCATGGCCGCGGCTCGAAGGAGTCCCGCACGACGGCGGCCAGCTCGGCCTCGCCCTCGGGATCGGTGGCGAAGCGGGCGAGGACGGGGGCCGCGAGCGCGCGCAGTCCGGCGTCGTCGTCGCGCAGCGCCAGCTCGTCGAGGGCCCACGCCCAGTTGGCGCCGTGCGCGGCGTACCGCCGCAGCAGCTCCAGGGCGTCCCGCCTGCCGTAGGAGGCGAGGTGGCCGAGGACGGCGAGCGCGAGGCCCGTACGTGACTCGTCGGTGTCGAGTACGTCCGCCGCGTCGAAGAGGTGGGCCTCGATCGCGTCGAGGCCTCCACCCAGGTCGAGGTGGAGACGTGCGTAGTAGAGCGAGCGGTTCTCCACCTGCCAGTCGTGGCGGGGGTCGCTCAGCACACAGTGGTTCAGTGCCGCGAGCGCTTCGGCCCGCGGTGCGGTGAGCGCGTGCAGCGTGCCGTCGCCGCGGCCCCTCTGGAGCAGGCCGAGCAGCGTGCCGCTGGGCGCTATGACCGGATCGAACATGGGAAACAGCCTCACATCAAGCGTCGACGCAACCGGGATCCTGCTCTACCTGGCCGCGTGACAACACGTCGGGGCGCCCGCCGTTTCCTGCTTGCTGTAGACCATCTTCCTCTGCCTCTCGTCGGTGGCCCGTGCGGGCCGCATCACGGTCCGCGCGGTGCGGCAACACCTGCCCAGCCATCGCGTCCGTGAATCACGACGTCATGATGACCCAGCGGTTCTCGCTGCCGCGACCGCATTTCCGGCGGCCCCGTCCCGCCTCCCCCAAAAAAGCTGTTTCGCCTGGTCAAGGCGGATGGTTCAGTGTGCTCCGAACAGGTCGAGCAGTTCCGCCTTGGCGAACATCCGGGCCGTGTCGACGGCGGACGGCGTCCCCGCCGAGGGGTCCGCGCCCGCGGCCAGGAGGACGCGGATGACCGCGTCCTCGCCCTTGAAGACGGCTCCGGCGAGCGGAGTCTGGCCACGGTCGTTGATACGGTCCGCCTCCGCCCCGCGCTCCAGGAGGGCACCCACGGCGTCGGCGTGGCCGTGATAGGCGGCGAGCATCACGAGCGAGTCGCCGCGGTCGTTCGTGAGGTTGGCCGGAACACCCGCGTCGACGTACGCCACGAGCGCCTCGGTCCGCCCCTGCCGGGCCAGATCGAAGATCTTGGTCGCCAGCTCCACGACCTCGGGGTCGGGCGCTTCACTCATCGACGGGACCGCCTCTCACTGGGGATTACCGGGGATCACTGGGGAATCGCACCGCGGGAGCGGTGCGACGACGAACGGGACTGCGGGAACGTGCGGCCGTAGCGGTGCGACCGTACGGGTGAATCGCCAGAGTACTGGCTTCGCGGGCACATGACCTGGCCCACCCGAGGCAAAGATCACCACGAAACCGACAAATCATCGAGACGGCCACCTAGGGGCCCTGTCGAGCTGACCCACCCGGGTGAAATAAGCAGAATTTCACCCTGTTGCACCTTTTATCGTATGGATACATGCTGTGAGCCTGGAAGTACTCATGGTGACTGTCCCCATCGATCCAGGAGAAACAATCATGATCCTGTCCATGTCAGGCGTGGTCCTGCTCGGCATCATCGTCTTCCTCTTCTTCCGCAAGGACGGCCTCAAGGCCTCGCACGCGATGGTCAGCGCCCTCTTCGGGTTCTACCTCGCGGGCACGGCCATCGCCCCGAGCATCACGGCGGGCGGCGCGAGCCTGGCCGGTCTGCTCGGCGGGATCAAGTTCTGACCTCCACCCCGTTCGCACGCACCTCCAGGAGACAGCAGTGGCCCGCCGCCCCCTCCCCCGCATTCTGAGTACCGGCAGCGCGCAGATCGCCCGCAGCAGGGACCTGGCCCGGACGGCCGCCGACAGCGCCACCGACGTCCTCCACCCGCTGATCACCATCAGCCGTGGACTGCGTCGGCTGGCGGCCGCCGGCCGGCGCAAATGGGCGGAGACCCCCAAGGACCGGCGCGGTCCACTGCTGTTCCTGGTGGCCTCGGTCGTCCTGATCGTGGCCCTCATCCCGTACGGGCCGCTGCTCGCCGTCATCAGCCTGATGGCGGCGGCCGCCTGGCAGGGCAGGGACCGCACCCCGGCCGTGCCCACCGGCCCCGACGACTCGCAGAGCAAGCGTCTGGAGTCCCTCTACGAGGCGCTCGTCCCGTACTTCTCCGTCCCCGAGGACCCCGCCCCGCTCTACGCCCACGGCGGCGAGTGGGGCAAGGCCTTCGACGCGTACGAGTTCGACGACACCGGCCGGGTCTCGCAGCTGTCCGTGCGCTACCCCGCCTACTTCCGGGACGGGGAGGCCGACTCCCGGGCCCGTATCGAGCAACTGCTGCACGCCAAGTCGGGCCGCGGCCGGGAGTACCGCTTCGCGTGGGACGAGGAGAGCAACCAGCTCTCGGTCGCCGTGCTGCCTCCGCTGCCCACCGACATCGCCGCCCAGCGGTTCGTCACGGCACCGGGCGAGACCGTCCTCGGCTTCACCGACCCGGCGGGCGTCCAGCGCACGCTCCCTCTCGACTTCGGCCAGGAGCAGCGGGACGTCCCCCCGGTGGTCTGGCGTACGGGCGTGCGTTCCACCGAGCCGCACCTGCTCGCGGTCGGCGGGCCCGGCAGCGGCACGACCACGCTCCTGCGCTCGATCGCGCTGCAGGCCCTGCGCCACGGTGACGTACTGATCGTCGAGGGCGGCGGTACGGGCGAGTACGCGTGCCTTGCGGGACGCGACGGCGTGCTGGGCATCGAATGCGGTCTTTCGGGGGCGCTGGCGGCTCTCGAATGGGCGGCGCACGAGACGGAGCGGCGGCTCATCACGGCGAACCGTTCCCGGCAGGCGGGGCTGACTCCGCCGGAGGACACGCGGCGTCCGCTGTGGGTCCTCCTGGACCGGCCGACCGCGCTCGGTCACCTCGCGGCGGCCGACAGCCGCAGTGATCCGCAGACCCTCCTCCAGGTGCCGTTGCGTCACGGCCGCGCGGCCGGGGTCACGGTGGTGGTGGCCGAGCAGTTCGACGCCGTGGAGTCGCTCGGCGAGGCGGTGCTGGGGCACACGCGCGCGCGTGTCGTGCTCGGGCCGGCTTCCACGGGGCAGCTCGAAGCGGTGCTGGGGGTGCCGCCGCACACGACTCCCACGGCCGATGTGCCGGCGGGGCGGGGATACGCCCGGCTGGGGGCCGGTCCCGTCCACCGCCTTCAGGTGCCGGCGACTCCGGACCCGTACGACGAGGCGACGAGCGAGACGCATCGCCGGGCGGTCCTGGACCTGCTCCCCCCGGCGGGCACGGCCCCGGAAACCCCGGCGGCCCCCGCCCCCGCCCGCGTCACGGCACCGGGCCCGGTGGGCGTGGCCGCGGAGGGCTGACCGCCGGACATCACCCTCCGGTGCGTTGTGGCTGGCCGCGCAGTTCCCCGCGCCCCTAAAAACCAAAAGACTGCGCAGTTCCCCGCGCCCCTGATGGGGCACAGCCCCTCCCGAGGGGCGCGGGAAACGGCGCGACCAGCCACAACGCACCCGCACCCGACAACCAGCCCGGCCGTCTCAGGGGCGCGGGGAACTGCGCAGCCAGCCACGACGCACCCGCACGTGAAAGCCCGCCGCACCCCCACCCACCCAGGGGCGCGGGGAACTGCGCGACCAGCCACAACGGACCCGCACCCGACGACCCACCCCGGAAGCGCCCCGCCTCACCCCGCCGGCGTCACGCCACGAACGTGCGGGGCGCCTCCACTCCCCCGTTCGCCCCGGACGCGACCAGCCGCGCCGCCGCCCCCAGCCGCGCAGCCGCCTCGTCGGCCACCGCGCCGCCGACGGTGAACGGGAGCCGCACGTACCCCTCGAAGGCCCCGTCCACGCCGAACCGGGGCCCGGACGGCACCCGTACACCCACCCGCTCGCCCACCTCCGCCAGCCGCGACCCGGACAGACCGCCCGTGCGCACCCACAGCGTGAGCCCGCCGCGCGGCACGTCGAACTCCCAGTCCGGGAGTTCCCGGCGCAGCGCCCCCACCAGTGCGTCCCGGTTCTCCCGGGCCTGGTCGCGCCGCACCTCCACGGCCTGCTCCCAGCCGCCCGTGCTGAGCAGCCAGTTCACGGCCAGCTGCTCCAGGACGGGCGTCCCGAGGTCGGCGTACGCGCGCGCCGCGACGAGGCTGCGGATCACGTCGGGCGCGGCACGGACCCAGCCGATCCGCATCCCGGCCCAGAAGGCCTTGCTGGCCGAGCCGACCGTGATGACCGTCGACCCGGCCGGGTCGAACCCGCAGACGGGCCGCGGCAGTTCGAGCCCCTCGTCGAGATGCAGCTCGCTCATGGTCTCGTCCACGACCAGCACGGTCCCGGCCGACCGCGCGGCGTCGACGAGCTCCCGTCGCTGGTTCTCGTCGGCGAGCGCGCCGGTCGGGTTGTGGAAGTCAGCGACGACGTAGGCGAGCCGGGGCGCCGCGTCGCGCAGCACCTGCCGCCAGCGGTCCAGGTCCCAGCCCGCGAGCCCCTCGGCCATGGCGACGGGCACCAGCCGGGCCCCGGCCTCGCGCATCAGCTGAAGGATGTTGGCGTACGAGGGCGACTCGACGGCGATGCGCTCCCCGCGGCCGGCGAAGAGGTGACAGATGGCGTCGATGGCCCCCATGGCCCCGGTGGTCACCATGATCTGCTCGGGCATGGTCGGAATGCCGCGCCGGGTGTACCGGTCGGCGAGGGTCTGGCGCAGCGCAGGCAGCCCCGCCGGATAGTCGCCGTGCGTGTGGGCGTACGGCGGCAGTTCCTCCAAGGCGCCCTGGACGGCGCGGGTGAGCCAGGGTTCGGGCGCGGGCAGGGCCGCGCAGCCGAGGTCGATCATGGAGCCGAGGGTCTCGGGCGGCAGGGGTTCGAGGCCGCGCGCGGGCAGCGGGTTCCCGGCCGGTACGGCGGTCCAGCTGCCCGCGCCCCTGCGGGACTCCAGGAAGCCCTCGGCGCGCAGTGCCTCGTAGGCCGCCGCCACGGTGGTGCGGCTGACGGACAGGGAGAGGGCCAGTTCGCGCTCGGCGGGCAGGCGCGCGGCCACGGGGACGCGGCCTTCGAGGACGAGCAGCCGGATACCGTCGGCGAGGGCGCGGTAGGCGGGCGGGCGGCGCGTGCCGGGGCCCGCGGGGCGCTCCTGCTGGGAGTTGAGCAGCCGGGCGAGCTGGGCGGCTCCCACCGCCGAAGTCCACTGCGCCATGACGACCAGTCCACCTTCCCCGAATTGGCCATGGAAGAGGTTTCTCCTCAAGCCACAGAGTGTCATGAGTCAGTCCACCGGCACCACCGCACCACCTCCAGGGAGCCCACAGTGTCCAGCCCGCCGCCGAGGCACCTCACCCGCCGACTTCTTCAGCTGTACGTGGGACTGGCCCTGTACGGAGTGAGTTCGGCGCTCCTCGTGGAGGCGGGGCTGGGCCTTGAGCCCTGGGGTGTGCTGCATCAGGGCCTCGCCGAGCTGACCGGGCTGACGATCGGTGTGGTGTCGATCGTCATCGGGGCCGTCGTCCTCCTCCTGTGGATACCGCTGCGCCAGCGCCCGGGCCTCGGCACGGTGTCCAACGTCTTCGTGGTCGGCATCGCGATGGACGGCACGCTCGCCCTCCTGCCGGACGCGCACGCCCTGGGGGTCCGGATTCCGCTGATGGTGGCGGGCATCCTGCTGAACGGTGTGGCTACCGGCCTCTACATAGCGGCCCGTTTCGGTCCGGGCCCGCGCGACGGTCTGATGACCGGCTTCCACCGGCGCACCGGCCGCTCGATCCGCCTGGTGCGCACCACCCTGGAGGTGGCCGTGGTCGCGACGGGCTTCGTCCTCGGCGGCACGGTCGGGGTCGGCACGGTCCTGTACGCGCTCGCCATCGGGCCGCTGGCCCAACTGTTCCTGCGGGTGTTCGCCGTCCCTGCGGCATCACCGGACGGCAGCACGGTCGTTGCCGCAGGGCCATCGGAGCAGGCGATACTGCGCGGGTGATCTCGCGCATACGCCACCCCTACCTCGACCATCCCGGGCCCATAGCCTTCGCCCACCGGGGCGGGGCCGCCGACGGCCTGGAGAACACCGTGGCCCAGTTCCGCCGCGCGGTCGAGGCCGGCTACCGGTACATCGAGACCGATGTGCACGCCACGGCGGACGGAAAACTCGTCGCCTTCCACGACGCGACGCTGGACCGGGTGACCGACGGCGCGGGCCGGATAGCGGACCTCCCCTGGGACGACGTACGGCACGCGCGCGTGGCGGGCGCCGAACCGGTCCCCCTCTTCGACGAGCTCCTGGAGACGTTCCCCGACGTCCGCTGGAACGTCGACGTGAAGGCGGAGCCCGCGCTGCTCCCCTTTCTCGACCTGATCCGCTCCACCGGCTCCTGGGACCGCGTCTGCGTCGGTTCCTTCTCCGAGGCGCGGGTCGCCCGGGCGCAACGCCTGGCCGGCCCGCGCCTGGCCACCTCGTACGGCACCAGGGGTGTCCTCGGACTGCGCCTGAAGTCGTGGGGGATGCCCGCCGCGCTGCGGCGCTCGGCGGTCTGCGCGCAGGTTCCCGAGGCGCAGTCGGGCATCCCGGTGGTGGACCGCCGCTTCGTGAACGCAGCCCACGCGCGCGGGCTGCAGGTCCACGTGTGGACGGTCAACGAGCCCGAGCGGATGCACCGGCTTCTGGACCTGGGAGTCGATGGCATCATGACCGATCACATCGAGACGCTGCGCGGGGTCCTCCAGGACCGCGGCACCTGGGCCTGAGCGGTCCCGGCACACCACGCGGTACGCCCTGCCTGGGCACGACACGGGGAAGCGAGGGCACGGGTGGGCACCGACACCGTGCGGGAACGGGCGGCCGACGGAGCCGCCGAACGGCGGCGCGAACAACGCGGCTGGTACTTCTACGACTGGGCCTGCTCCGTCTATTCGACGAGCGTGCTCACCGTGTTCCTCGGCCCCTATCTGACCTCGGTCGCCAAGGCGGCGGCGGACGCGGACGGATTCGTGCACCCGCTGGGGATACCCCTGCGCGCGGGCTCGTTCTTCGCCTACAGCGTGTCCGCGTCCGTGATCCTGTCGATCTTCGTGATGCCCCTGGCGGGCGCGGCGGCCGACCGCAGCGGCCGCAAGAAGCCGCTCCTCGCGCTCTCGGCATACCTGGGCGCCGCGGCCACGGCGGGCATGTTCTTCCTGGACGGCGACCGCTATCTGCTGGGCGGCCTCCTGCTCATAGTGGCCAATGCCTCGCTGGCCGTCTCGATGGTGCTCTACAACTCCTACCTGCCGCAGATCGCCCCGCCCGAGGAGCGCGACGCCGTCTCGTCGAGGGGCTGGGCGTTCGGCTACGCGGCCGGCTCGCTGGTCCTCGTGGCCAACCTCGTGCTCTACAGCGCCCACGACAGCTTCGGTGTCTCGGAGGCGATGGCGGTCCGCATCTGCCTGGCCTCGGCGGGCATCTGGTGGGGCGCCTTCACCCTCGTACCGCTCAAGCGGCTGCGCGACCGCCGGACGGCGGACTCCCCCGCGGGGTCGCCGGGCGCGCCCGGTCGGGGCTGGCGGCAGCTCGCGGCGACGGTGCGCGACATGCGCCGCCAGCCGCTCACCCTCGCCTTCCTCCTGGCGTACCTCGTCTACAACGACGGCATCCAGACGGTCATCTCACAGGCTTCCGTGTACGGGTCCGAGGAGCTGGGCCTCGACCAGTCGACGCTCATCGTCGCCGTGCTGCTGGTCCAGCTGCTCGCGGTGGCCGGAGCCCTCGGAATGGGCCGACTGGCCCGGACGTACGGCGCCAAACGGACCATTCTCGGATCCCTGGTCGCCTGGACCCTCACGCTGGCCGCCGGATATTTCCTGCCCGCGGGGGCGCCCGGCTGGTTCTTCGTCCTCGCGGCGGGCATCGGGCTGGTCCTCGGCGGCAGCCAGGCGCTCTCCCGGTCCCTGTTCTCGCATCTGGTGCCGCCCGGCAAGGAGGCCGAGTACTTCTCCGCGTACGAGATGAGCGACCGCGGCATGAGCTGGCTCGGGCCGCTCCTGTTCGGCGTGACCTACCAGCTGACGGGCAGCTACCGGGACGCGATCATCTCGCTCGTGGCCTTCTTCGTCCTGGGATTCGTGCTGCTCGCGAGGGTTCCGGTGCGGCGGGCGGTGCGCGACGCGGGTAATCCTGTTCCCGCGAGGATTTAGCGCTCAGCGCCAAAGGGCGGTAGTGTACGCGTTTGGCCTGCCAGGCGTACCGTTACTGCGCGTCAAAGATGCCGCAACACCGGGTGACATCTGCTGTCAGATGTGACAAACCGGGCGCAGGTGGGTACAACAACGGGCGGCTACGACGGCGACGCATGTCCCGGAGCGGGAATCTTTACCGCCGACCGGACGTTGACCGGATGACGACGACAGCGACACCTGTCCTGTGGGCGACAAGCCCGGGAGGCACGATTCATGAGTGAGCGAGCTCTTCGCGGCACGCGCCTCGTGGTGACTAGCTACGAGACGGACCGCGGCATCGACCTGGCCCCGCGCCAGGCCGTGGAGTACGCATGCGAGAAGGGCCATCGATTCGAGATGCCCTTCTCGGTGGAGGCGGAGATCCCGCCGGAGTGGGAGTGCAAGGTCTGCGGGGCCCAGGCACTCCTGGTGGACGGCGACGGCCCTGAAGAGAAGAAGGCCAAGCCCGCGCGTACGCATTGGGACATGCTGATGGAACGGCGTACGCGAGAGGAGCTCGAAGAGGTCCTCGAAGAGCGCCTGGCCGTGCTTCGATCCGGAGCCATGAACATTGCGGTCCACCCTCGGGACAGCCGCAAGTCCGCGTAGCCCTTCAGGGGGCTGAGCGGCATACAGCGCACGCACGCGACCGCGGGCGCCGTGTCTTCGGGCACGGTACCTGCGGTTCTGTGCGTTTGCGTGGGACTCGGGTTCGGTTCTGGGTGCGTGCGGGCCCGCTGTGGCTGGGGTTGCGCAGTTCCCCGCGCCCCTAAAGACAAAAGATTGCGCCGTTCCCCGCGCCCCTGGGTATCTCGGCCTCTCCGGCGCCCCCATGCCCCACCCAGCCCCTCCGGCGTTTGAGGAGCGGGGGTTCGGGGGCGGAGCCCCTGAGGTGGTGACGGGAACGGGTAGGGGCGGCGGGGGCGGAAAAAGCCCCCACCCACCCCGGGCGGCGGCCGGCCCTCAGCCGGTCAGAGGCGGGCGCGAGCCCTGATTGTTCCCGTTCTCCCGCTCGCGCGGCACGTCGTCGCGGACGACCTCGCCCTGGACGACCTTCCCGTCAGGACGATGGATCCGAGCCTGCTGAAACGCGTTCCCGAACGACCCCGAAGCCTCCCGCACCTTCCGCTCGAACGTCCGCTCCGCATACCGCGAGAGCGCCTTCTGCACGGGCGGCACCAGCAGAAGCAGCCCGAGCGCGTCGGAGATCAGCCCCGGCAGCATCAGGAGCAGCCCGCCGAGCATCATCAGGCCGTTGCCCTCGGAGTTGGCCCGGCCCTGCGGCAGCGCCCCGCTCTGCTGCTGTTGCAGCGTCTCGCTCAGCGCGCGGAAGGCCCGCCGACCGGCCCGCTTGATGACCACGGCGCCGAGGACGAACCCACCGATCAGCAGCAGAACCACCGCGAACCCGCTCGCCGCGCCCGCCACCACCGTCAGCAGCCAGATCTCCAGCACGAGCCACGCGGCCACGCCCAGGGGCAGGAACCTCAACAGTCGTGAGCGCCGGGGCCGACGAGAGGTGGAGCCGGAGGCGGAGGTGGGCGGGATCGGTGCGCCAGTCGTCATGCCTCCAGTGTGCCTGGCCAGGGCTCAGTACGGCATAAAGCGTAAAGAGGGAGTCAGCCCGGCCTGTGCGACAGGGAGACCGCTCAGGGCTTCTTCCGCCCCAGCACGCGCCCGGCCCGCTCCCCCACACCCCACGTGGTGACCCGCCACAGCGCCTCCACCAGGATGTCGCGGCTCATCTTGGAGTCGCCCAGCTCACGTTCGACGAAGGTGATCGGCACCTCGACGACGTGACAGCCGGCCCGCACGGCCCGGCGGGCCAGGTCGACCTGGAAGCAGTAGCCCTGCGAGGCGACCTCTCCGAGGCCGAGGCGCTCCAGGGTCTCGCGCCGGAAGGCCCGGTAGCCGCCGGTGACGTCACGGATCGGGACGTCGAGCAGGACACGCGAGTACAGGCTTCCGCCGCGCGAGAGGAACTCACGGGACCTGGGCCAGTTCACCACCCGGCCGCCCGGCACCCAGCGCGACCCGAGCACCAGGTCGGCGCCCTTGAGCGCGGTCAGCAGCCGGGGCAGCTCCTCGGGCTGGTGGGAGCCGTCGGCGTCCATCTCGACCAGGACGCCGTACCCGTGTTCCAGGCCCCAGCCGAACCCGGCGAGGTAGGCGGCGCCAAGGCCTTCCTTGCCCTTGCGGTGCAGCACGTGGACGTGTTCGTCCTCGACGGCCAGTTCGTCGGCGAGCTTGCCGGTGCCGTCGGGGCTGTTGTCGTCGGCGATCAGGACGTGCGCCGCGGGTACGGCCGCCCGCACCCGGCCCACGATCCTCTTGATGTTCTCCGCCTCGTTGAAGGTCGGGATGATCACCAAGGTCGTGCCGAGCGGACCGAACCGTCGCTCAACGCCGTCGTTCACAGCTTCCCCTTAAAACTTCCGTGCGAGAGGGGCACCACCATAGCGAGCGCCGCTCTTCCCGCAGGTAAGGCGCCGACTTGAAAAGTCGCACAACGGGGTCGTACGAGGGGAAAAGGGGTCGTACGAGAGCAGGGGAACTGCGGATCGGGGCCCGGCGCCCTTCGGGCCGACCTGGGACCCGCTGGCTGCGGGTCGACCGAAAGCCGTTGTCTACTGAGCGGCCGGGCCCCACCCGGGTCGCACCATCCGGCCGGAACGTTCCCTCGCCCCGTGGCGCGGACGCTGGGCCTGGCTCCCAGTGGTGGTGCGCCGGTGCGGCACACCACCCCTGACCCAACTGCGCTGCGGCGACTGCGCGGAAGTTCACCGGCCGGACGTCCGGTGGTGGACCCGGCCGAACCTACCGGCCACCTGCCGCTCACTGTCAACAGTCGTTCCACCTGCGGGTTTTCCAAGAAACGGCTGGTCAGCGCCGAGGATGCGCAGGTCGCGCGACAGCCCGTCGGACCATGATCGGCGCCGCGCCACCCCGGGACATCACTCGTCCGGCCGTACGAATACGGTTCGACCGGCCACCACGGTGCGCAGACAGACCGGCAGGTCCGCACCGGGTGACAGGTCGGGCAGTCCCGGGGTGCCCGAGCGGGGGTCGGTCGACCAGCGGGCCACCCGGTCGTCCGGGGCCTGGACCACGAGTTCCTCGGTGCGCCACACCGCGTAGTCCGCGGGCGCGCCCGGCACCAGGGACCCCGCGTCGTCCCGTCCGACCGCCCGCCAGCCGCCCCGCGTGTGCGCCGTGAAGGCGGCGCGGACGGACACCCGGTGTTCGGGCGTTCGATGGAAGGCGGCGGCTCGGACCGTGCCCCAGGGGTCGAGCGGGGTGACGGGGCTGTCGGAACCGAAGGCGAGCGGCACGCCGGCGCGCAGGA is a genomic window containing:
- the fxsA gene encoding FxsA family membrane protein, encoding MTTGAPIPPTSASGSTSRRPRRSRLLRFLPLGVAAWLVLEIWLLTVVAGAASGFAVVLLLIGGFVLGAVVIKRAGRRAFRALSETLQQQQSGALPQGRANSEGNGLMMLGGLLLMLPGLISDALGLLLLVPPVQKALSRYAERTFERKVREASGSFGNAFQQARIHRPDGKVVQGEVVRDDVPRERENGNNQGSRPPLTG
- a CDS encoding ankyrin repeat domain-containing protein; this encodes MSEAPDPEVVELATKIFDLARQGRTEALVAYVDAGVPANLTNDRGDSLVMLAAYHGHADAVGALLERGAEADRINDRGQTPLAGAVFKGEDAVIRVLLAAGADPSAGTPSAVDTARMFAKAELLDLFGAH
- a CDS encoding RNA polymerase-binding protein RbpA, giving the protein MSERALRGTRLVVTSYETDRGIDLAPRQAVEYACEKGHRFEMPFSVEAEIPPEWECKVCGAQALLVDGDGPEEKKAKPARTHWDMLMERRTREELEEVLEERLAVLRSGAMNIAVHPRDSRKSA
- a CDS encoding MFS transporter, with product MGTDTVRERAADGAAERRREQRGWYFYDWACSVYSTSVLTVFLGPYLTSVAKAAADADGFVHPLGIPLRAGSFFAYSVSASVILSIFVMPLAGAAADRSGRKKPLLALSAYLGAAATAGMFFLDGDRYLLGGLLLIVANASLAVSMVLYNSYLPQIAPPEERDAVSSRGWAFGYAAGSLVLVANLVLYSAHDSFGVSEAMAVRICLASAGIWWGAFTLVPLKRLRDRRTADSPAGSPGAPGRGWRQLAATVRDMRRQPLTLAFLLAYLVYNDGIQTVISQASVYGSEELGLDQSTLIVAVLLVQLLAVAGALGMGRLARTYGAKRTILGSLVAWTLTLAAGYFLPAGAPGWFFVLAAGIGLVLGGSQALSRSLFSHLVPPGKEAEYFSAYEMSDRGMSWLGPLLFGVTYQLTGSYRDAIISLVAFFVLGFVLLARVPVRRAVRDAGNPVPARI
- a CDS encoding polyprenol monophosphomannose synthase yields the protein MNDGVERRFGPLGTTLVIIPTFNEAENIKRIVGRVRAAVPAAHVLIADDNSPDGTGKLADELAVEDEHVHVLHRKGKEGLGAAYLAGFGWGLEHGYGVLVEMDADGSHQPEELPRLLTALKGADLVLGSRWVPGGRVVNWPRSREFLSRGGSLYSRVLLDVPIRDVTGGYRAFRRETLERLGLGEVASQGYCFQVDLARRAVRAGCHVVEVPITFVERELGDSKMSRDILVEALWRVTTWGVGERAGRVLGRKKP
- a CDS encoding glycerophosphodiester phosphodiesterase → MISRIRHPYLDHPGPIAFAHRGGAADGLENTVAQFRRAVEAGYRYIETDVHATADGKLVAFHDATLDRVTDGAGRIADLPWDDVRHARVAGAEPVPLFDELLETFPDVRWNVDVKAEPALLPFLDLIRSTGSWDRVCVGSFSEARVARAQRLAGPRLATSYGTRGVLGLRLKSWGMPAALRRSAVCAQVPEAQSGIPVVDRRFVNAAHARGLQVHVWTVNEPERMHRLLDLGVDGIMTDHIETLRGVLQDRGTWA
- a CDS encoding HEAT repeat domain-containing protein; this translates as MFDPVIAPSGTLLGLLQRGRGDGTLHALTAPRAEALAALNHCVLSDPRHDWQVENRSLYYARLHLDLGGGLDAIEAHLFDAADVLDTDESRTGLALAVLGHLASYGRRDALELLRRYAAHGANWAWALDELALRDDDAGLRALAAPVLARFATDPEGEAELAAVVRDSFEPRPWRLWADDPRESIGTRVRAARESGSFDRWQQQLRPSGPRPGWSVRAVFEWAQQGIERGAALHVPAARCLTAVAGPEDRPEIVEAARTGDDGARCTALRYLADSHDPDVLDLVEAAQASGSPLVVEAAVDAFERMRSVAAVQRARGWAHRPDALGEAAGRVLACRGGAQDSELVLGALREAVRGEGPDAQTLWTLVDGAGRLGIAGAAPVLRHVYRETASSHLRGRAARALAATDPSFAAGFAVECLWDCEETTREVAARHAETGDARVVDQLRRLAADPAEEADVQTAVRSRIGPDASAV
- the yczE gene encoding membrane protein YczE, with the protein product MEEVSPQATECHESVHRHHRTTSREPTVSSPPPRHLTRRLLQLYVGLALYGVSSALLVEAGLGLEPWGVLHQGLAELTGLTIGVVSIVIGAVVLLLWIPLRQRPGLGTVSNVFVVGIAMDGTLALLPDAHALGVRIPLMVAGILLNGVATGLYIAARFGPGPRDGLMTGFHRRTGRSIRLVRTTLEVAVVATGFVLGGTVGVGTVLYALAIGPLAQLFLRVFAVPAASPDGSTVVAAGPSEQAILRG
- a CDS encoding SCO1417 family PLP biosynthesis transcription factor — encoded protein: MAQWTSAVGAAQLARLLNSQQERPAGPGTRRPPAYRALADGIRLLVLEGRVPVAARLPAERELALSLSVSRTTVAAAYEALRAEGFLESRRGAGSWTAVPAGNPLPARGLEPLPPETLGSMIDLGCAALPAPEPWLTRAVQGALEELPPYAHTHGDYPAGLPALRQTLADRYTRRGIPTMPEQIMVTTGAMGAIDAICHLFAGRGERIAVESPSYANILQLMREAGARLVPVAMAEGLAGWDLDRWRQVLRDAAPRLAYVVADFHNPTGALADENQRRELVDAARSAGTVLVVDETMSELHLDEGLELPRPVCGFDPAGSTVITVGSASKAFWAGMRIGWVRAAPDVIRSLVAARAYADLGTPVLEQLAVNWLLSTGGWEQAVEVRRDQARENRDALVGALRRELPDWEFDVPRGGLTLWVRTGGLSGSRLAEVGERVGVRVPSGPRFGVDGAFEGYVRLPFTVGGAVADEAAARLGAAARLVASGANGGVEAPRTFVA